Proteins from a single region of Catenulispora acidiphila DSM 44928:
- a CDS encoding D-arabinono-1,4-lactone oxidase, with product MAGANEWSNWAGNQTAKAAKVVTPRTASEVVEILRTADNDGMTVKAVGSGHSFTPAAVTDGVLVKPDGLTRLKQIDREAGLVTVESGMPLHQLNALLAENGLALTNMGDIQVQTVAGAIGTGTHGTGRVSGSIAAQVAALELVLASGEMVICSPTENAELFQAARLGVGAVGYVTAVTFRTEPTFLLTAREEPMKLDAVLDGFDDLADSNEHFEFYWFPYTTSTNIKRNNRSTGPAAPLSGFRHWMDDEFLSNSVFGAAQRLARTAPRLTKTVSKVSGSALSARTYTDRSDKVFTSPRRVKFVEMEYAVPRTAFVAAFREVTQLINSSHWNVNFPIEVRVVPGDDLWLSTAHGRDTAYIACHMYQGTRFEEYFKAVEQVLTAHDGRPHWGKMHTRDAEYLGKTYPRFEDFLGVRDRVDPKRMFANEYTRRVFGD from the coding sequence GTGGCGGGCGCGAACGAGTGGTCCAACTGGGCAGGCAACCAGACGGCGAAGGCGGCCAAGGTCGTCACCCCTCGGACCGCCTCCGAGGTCGTCGAGATCCTGCGCACCGCCGACAACGACGGGATGACGGTCAAGGCCGTCGGCTCCGGCCACTCCTTCACCCCGGCCGCGGTGACCGACGGGGTCCTGGTCAAGCCGGACGGGCTGACCCGGCTCAAGCAGATCGACCGCGAGGCCGGCCTGGTCACCGTCGAGTCCGGGATGCCGCTGCACCAACTCAACGCCCTGCTGGCGGAGAACGGCCTGGCGCTCACCAATATGGGTGACATCCAGGTCCAGACGGTCGCCGGCGCGATCGGCACCGGCACGCACGGCACCGGCCGGGTCTCCGGCTCGATCGCGGCCCAGGTCGCGGCGCTGGAGCTGGTGCTGGCCAGCGGCGAGATGGTGATCTGCTCCCCGACCGAGAACGCCGAGCTGTTCCAGGCCGCGCGCCTGGGCGTCGGGGCGGTCGGCTACGTCACCGCGGTGACGTTCCGCACCGAGCCCACGTTCCTGCTCACGGCCCGCGAGGAGCCGATGAAGCTCGACGCGGTGCTGGACGGCTTCGACGACCTGGCCGACAGCAACGAGCACTTCGAGTTCTACTGGTTCCCCTACACGACCAGCACCAACATCAAGCGCAACAACCGCTCGACGGGCCCGGCGGCGCCGCTGTCCGGCTTCCGGCACTGGATGGACGACGAGTTCCTGTCCAACTCGGTGTTCGGCGCGGCGCAGCGGCTGGCCCGCACCGCCCCGCGGCTGACCAAGACGGTCTCGAAGGTCTCCGGCTCGGCGCTGTCCGCCCGCACCTACACCGACCGCTCGGACAAGGTGTTCACCTCGCCGCGGCGCGTGAAGTTCGTGGAGATGGAGTACGCAGTCCCGCGCACGGCGTTCGTGGCGGCCTTCCGCGAGGTCACCCAGCTGATCAACAGCTCGCACTGGAACGTCAACTTCCCGATCGAAGTGCGCGTGGTCCCCGGCGACGACCTGTGGCTGTCCACGGCGCACGGCCGCGACACCGCGTACATCGCCTGCCACATGTACCAGGGCACGCGCTTCGAGGAGTACTTCAAGGCGGTCGAGCAGGTCCTGACCGCCCACGACGGCCGGCCGCACTGGGGCAAGATGCACACCCGCGACGCCGAGTACCTGGGCAAGACCTACCCGCGGTTCGAGGACTTTCTCGGAGTACGCGACCGGGTGGACCCGAAGCGGATGTTCGCCAACGAGTACACCCGGCGCGTGTTCGGAGACTGA
- a CDS encoding phosphoadenylyl-sulfate reductase codes for MSADTTPAPAGPAATALVGRTDLRALAEQANAELENAPAGRIVEWAHATFGADLVVASSMADTHLVHLASTAAPGVDVAFLDTGYHFAETLGTRDAVAEVYPVRLLNITPLQTVAEQDAEYGPRLHERNPDQCCALRKVEPLERALKPYTAWINGMRREESPTRADIPVIGYDAKRDMVKISPLAAWTQDDLDAYIVDHGVLTNPLFMEGYTSIGCEPCTRKPLPGEDPRAGRWAGNAKTECGLHT; via the coding sequence ATGTCAGCGGACACCACACCAGCGCCGGCCGGCCCGGCGGCCACGGCCCTTGTTGGCCGCACTGACCTGCGGGCGCTGGCCGAGCAGGCCAACGCGGAACTGGAGAACGCCCCGGCCGGGCGGATCGTCGAGTGGGCGCATGCCACCTTCGGCGCGGACCTGGTCGTCGCCTCCTCGATGGCCGACACGCACCTGGTGCACCTGGCCTCCACCGCGGCGCCGGGCGTCGACGTCGCGTTCCTGGACACCGGGTACCACTTCGCCGAGACCCTCGGCACGCGCGACGCGGTCGCCGAGGTCTACCCGGTCCGGCTGCTGAACATCACCCCGCTGCAGACCGTCGCCGAGCAGGACGCCGAGTACGGGCCGCGGCTGCACGAGCGCAACCCCGACCAGTGTTGCGCGCTGCGCAAGGTGGAGCCGCTGGAGCGCGCGCTGAAGCCGTACACGGCCTGGATCAACGGCATGCGCCGCGAGGAGTCCCCGACCCGCGCGGACATCCCGGTGATCGGCTACGACGCCAAGCGCGACATGGTCAAGATCTCACCGCTGGCCGCCTGGACCCAGGACGACCTGGACGCCTACATCGTCGACCACGGCGTGCTCACCAACCCCCTGTTCATGGAGGGCTACACCTCCATCGGCTGCGAGCCCTGCACGCGCAAGCCCTTGCCCGGCGAAGACCCGAGGGCCGGCCGCTGGGCCGGCAACGCCAAGACCGAATGCGGACTGCACACCTGA
- a CDS encoding nitrite/sulfite reductase: MTVTEPTPARVSRPRQQRGEGQWAKGYFTPLNGNEQTKKDDDGLNVRARIENVYAYRGFDSIDGGDLRGRMRWWGLYTQRRPGIDGGKTGILEPEDLDDKYFMLRVRIDGGRLDLDQLRAVAEVSEKYARGTADVTDRQNIQLHWVRIEDVPAIWRTLEGVGLTTAEACGDVPRVILGSPVAGISAAEIIDGTPAIEEISERYIGSPEFSNLPRKFKTAISGLQDVVHEINDISFVGVVHPELGPGFDVWVGGGLSTNPHFAKRLNAFVTLEEVPEVWAGVCGIFRDYGYRRLRSRARLKFLVADWGAEKFREVLETEYLKRELSDGPAPEPAPAYDRDHIGVHVQKDGNHYVGFAPRVGRVDGATLAKIADLAEAAGSNRVRTTAEQKLLILDVAPDRVEELVSALEALDLQVRPSVFRRSTMACTGIEFCKLAIVETKKSASNLIDELERRLPDFDQPLTINLNGCPNSCARIQVADIGLKGQLVLDEHGEQVEGYQVHLGGHLGAQTKDPKDVEDGAFGRKVRGLKVTAAALPDYVERLARRFQEQRHEDETFAQWTARASEADLS; this comes from the coding sequence ATGACCGTCACCGAGCCCACGCCTGCCCGCGTCAGCCGACCTCGCCAACAGCGCGGCGAGGGTCAGTGGGCCAAGGGCTACTTCACGCCGCTCAACGGCAACGAGCAGACCAAGAAGGACGACGACGGCCTGAACGTCCGGGCCCGTATCGAGAACGTCTACGCCTACCGCGGCTTCGACTCCATCGACGGCGGCGACCTGCGCGGCCGCATGCGCTGGTGGGGTCTGTACACCCAGCGCCGCCCCGGGATCGACGGCGGCAAGACCGGCATCCTGGAGCCGGAGGACCTCGACGACAAGTACTTCATGCTGCGGGTGCGCATCGACGGCGGCCGCCTGGACCTGGACCAGCTGCGCGCCGTGGCCGAGGTCTCGGAGAAGTACGCGCGCGGCACCGCCGACGTCACCGACCGGCAGAACATCCAGCTGCACTGGGTGCGGATCGAGGACGTCCCGGCGATCTGGCGGACGCTGGAGGGTGTCGGGCTGACCACCGCCGAGGCGTGCGGCGACGTGCCGCGCGTGATCCTCGGCTCGCCGGTCGCCGGCATCTCCGCCGCCGAGATCATCGACGGCACCCCGGCGATCGAGGAGATCTCGGAGCGCTACATCGGCAGCCCGGAGTTCTCCAACCTCCCGCGCAAGTTCAAGACCGCGATCAGCGGTCTGCAGGACGTGGTGCACGAGATCAACGACATCTCCTTCGTCGGCGTGGTCCACCCCGAGCTCGGCCCGGGCTTCGACGTGTGGGTCGGCGGCGGCCTGTCGACCAACCCGCACTTCGCCAAGCGGCTCAACGCCTTCGTGACGCTGGAGGAGGTCCCGGAGGTCTGGGCCGGCGTCTGCGGCATCTTCCGCGACTACGGCTACCGCCGCCTGCGCAGCCGCGCGCGCCTGAAGTTCCTGGTCGCCGACTGGGGCGCGGAGAAGTTCCGCGAAGTGCTGGAGACCGAGTACCTCAAGCGCGAGCTGTCCGACGGTCCCGCGCCGGAGCCGGCGCCGGCCTACGACCGCGACCACATCGGCGTGCACGTCCAGAAGGACGGCAACCACTACGTCGGCTTCGCCCCGCGCGTCGGGCGCGTCGACGGCGCGACGCTGGCCAAGATCGCCGACCTCGCCGAGGCCGCGGGCTCGAACCGGGTCCGCACCACCGCCGAGCAGAAGCTGCTGATCCTGGACGTCGCCCCGGACCGGGTCGAGGAGCTGGTCAGCGCTCTGGAGGCGCTGGATCTGCAGGTCCGGCCCTCGGTGTTCCGCCGCTCCACGATGGCCTGCACCGGCATCGAGTTCTGCAAGCTGGCGATCGTGGAGACCAAGAAGAGCGCCTCGAACCTGATCGACGAGCTGGAGCGCCGGCTGCCGGACTTCGACCAGCCGCTGACGATCAACCTGAACGGCTGCCCCAACTCCTGTGCCCGCATCCAGGTCGCCGACATCGGCCTGAAGGGCCAGCTGGTCCTGGACGAGCACGGCGAGCAGGTCGAGGGCTACCAGGTGCACCTCGGCGGCCACCTCGGGGCACAGACCAAGGACCCGAAGGACGTCGAGGACGGCGCGTTCGGCCGCAAGGTGCGCGGGCTGAAGGTGACGGCGGCGGCGCTGCCGGACTACGTCGAGCGCCTGGCGCGTCGGTTCCAGGAGCAGCGGCACGAGGACGAGACGTTCGCGCAGTGGACGGCGCGCGCGTCGGAGGCGGACCTGTCATGA
- a CDS encoding thiamine pyrophosphate-dependent enzyme codes for MPTVADVLWKMLADAGVRRCYGIVGDALNPAIDALRRAGDIEFVHVRHEEWGVFAAVAEAKMSGRPVAVCGTAGPGVSHLINGLLDARKEGAPVIAIAGDVETAIMDTDGLEELNPYTFFSVASLYTGRLVDPQQLRPIVTSAITTALTELGPTVISLPGDVAAADAPDVPTHIALPSTTTGPAPDKDIAQLADIINAAKTVAIFGGEGCQNAREQVRALSDILNAPVGYSFKGKQWLEYDNPHAVGMTGLLGYGGCWEAVNHADVLLMLGTDFPFPQFLPHSGVKVVQVDRDGRRLGRRVPLEHGLVGDVGATLDRLLPQLSPKTDDAFLRKCLKKTEEFDKQLQHYVERGPALKQIRPEYLTATLDRLAPEEAVFTVDTGTACIWAAHYLHLGPKRHLFGSLTWASMASASPNAFGAKMAFPDRAAIALCGDGGFTMLGLGDLLTEVQHKAEIVHVILNNGKLDFVWIEMQEAGLQPWGVDFQNPDFAKVGEALGAKGIRIERPADLEQGLKEALNHRGGPVVVDVVVDPYALALPAHTPAATVKGFTLSVAKQALSGHLGDVVKEATHNARLL; via the coding sequence ATGCCTACTGTCGCGGACGTGCTGTGGAAGATGCTCGCCGACGCCGGGGTGCGGCGGTGCTACGGCATCGTCGGCGATGCTCTGAACCCGGCGATCGATGCGCTGCGGCGAGCCGGCGACATCGAGTTCGTGCATGTCCGGCACGAGGAGTGGGGCGTGTTCGCGGCGGTCGCGGAGGCGAAGATGTCGGGGCGGCCGGTAGCGGTGTGCGGAACCGCCGGACCCGGTGTGAGCCACCTGATCAACGGACTGCTCGACGCCCGCAAGGAGGGCGCCCCGGTGATCGCGATCGCCGGCGACGTCGAGACCGCCATCATGGACACAGACGGTCTGGAAGAGCTGAACCCTTATACGTTCTTCAGCGTGGCGTCTCTCTATACAGGGCGCCTAGTAGACCCCCAGCAGCTGCGTCCGATCGTTACCTCCGCGATCACCACCGCTCTGACCGAACTGGGTCCGACCGTCATCTCGCTGCCCGGCGATGTGGCGGCAGCGGACGCGCCAGACGTTCCGACGCATATCGCGCTGCCGAGCACGACTACCGGTCCCGCGCCCGACAAGGACATCGCGCAGTTGGCGGACATCATCAACGCCGCCAAGACGGTCGCCATCTTCGGCGGCGAAGGCTGTCAGAACGCGCGGGAACAGGTCCGTGCCCTCTCAGACATACTGAACGCGCCCGTCGGCTACAGCTTCAAGGGCAAGCAGTGGCTGGAGTACGACAACCCGCACGCGGTCGGCATGACCGGGCTGCTCGGCTATGGCGGCTGCTGGGAAGCGGTGAACCACGCCGACGTACTCCTGATGCTGGGTACGGACTTCCCCTTCCCGCAGTTCCTCCCGCACAGCGGAGTGAAGGTGGTCCAGGTGGACCGCGACGGACGCCGCCTAGGCCGCCGCGTCCCACTGGAGCACGGACTGGTCGGCGATGTCGGCGCCACCCTGGACCGACTCCTCCCGCAACTGTCGCCGAAGACGGACGACGCCTTCCTGCGTAAGTGCTTGAAGAAGACCGAGGAGTTCGACAAGCAGCTGCAGCACTACGTCGAGCGCGGCCCGGCGCTTAAGCAGATCCGCCCCGAGTACCTGACCGCCACTTTGGACCGGCTCGCCCCCGAAGAAGCGGTCTTCACCGTAGACACCGGCACAGCGTGCATCTGGGCTGCGCACTATCTGCACCTCGGCCCTAAGCGCCACCTGTTCGGCAGCCTCACATGGGCCTCGATGGCCAGCGCCTCCCCGAACGCGTTCGGCGCCAAGATGGCCTTCCCGGACCGCGCGGCGATCGCGCTGTGCGGCGACGGCGGCTTCACGATGCTAGGCCTCGGCGACCTCCTCACGGAGGTGCAGCACAAGGCCGAGATCGTCCACGTGATCCTGAACAACGGCAAGCTCGACTTCGTCTGGATCGAGATGCAGGAGGCCGGGCTCCAGCCGTGGGGCGTCGACTTCCAGAACCCCGACTTCGCCAAGGTCGGCGAGGCGCTCGGTGCCAAGGGCATCCGGATCGAGCGCCCCGCGGACCTGGAACAGGGACTCAAAGAAGCGTTGAACCACCGTGGCGGTCCCGTAGTGGTCGACGTAGTAGTCGATCCCTATGCGTTGGCGCTACCCGCACACACTCCGGCGGCCACCGTTAAGGGATTCACGCTCAGCGTCGCTAAGCAGGCGCTGAGCGGACACCTCGGAGACGTCGTCAAGGAAGCGACGCACAACGCGCGCCTACTCTGA
- a CDS encoding LLM class flavin-dependent oxidoreductase, which translates to MEVGIGLPISAPELLLDWARAADTGPFTTLGLLDRLVYDNPEPLIALSVLAGATRRIRLQTEVLLAPLRDPVLLAKQAATLDRISEGRFVLGLGVGGREDDHEAAGTDLRTRGRLLDRQMAVMQKIWSGAPYSDTVGPIGPLPYRAGGPQVLFGGFQPAALKRVARFGDGFLAAAPPSWIGSLIDTVHRSWAEAGRSGVPRIVAQANAALGPQIVVDDARTAMAAYYRFAGDRADQMVAGMLTTEAAIRQTIAQYADLGVDEVMLYCYGADPGQVDRLAEAL; encoded by the coding sequence ATGGAAGTCGGAATCGGTCTGCCCATCAGCGCCCCCGAGCTGTTGCTCGACTGGGCCCGCGCTGCTGACACCGGACCGTTCACCACCCTCGGTCTGCTCGACCGGCTTGTCTATGACAACCCCGAGCCACTGATCGCCCTGTCCGTGCTGGCCGGCGCGACCCGCCGCATCCGGCTGCAAACCGAAGTCCTGCTGGCTCCGCTGCGTGATCCGGTCCTGTTGGCCAAGCAAGCCGCCACTCTCGACCGGATCAGCGAGGGCCGGTTCGTCCTCGGGCTGGGTGTCGGCGGTCGCGAGGACGACCACGAAGCAGCCGGCACAGATCTGCGCACCAGAGGACGTCTCCTGGACCGGCAGATGGCCGTCATGCAGAAGATCTGGTCCGGTGCGCCCTATAGCGACACGGTCGGGCCGATCGGACCGCTGCCGTACCGCGCAGGCGGTCCTCAGGTGTTGTTCGGTGGTTTCCAGCCGGCGGCCCTGAAACGCGTCGCGCGTTTCGGCGACGGATTCCTCGCCGCCGCGCCGCCGTCGTGGATCGGATCGCTGATCGACACCGTCCACCGATCCTGGGCCGAGGCCGGCCGGTCGGGCGTGCCTCGGATCGTCGCCCAGGCGAACGCCGCGCTCGGTCCGCAGATCGTCGTCGACGACGCGCGCACCGCCATGGCCGCCTACTACCGCTTCGCCGGCGACCGTGCGGATCAGATGGTCGCCGGCATGCTCACCACCGAGGCGGCGATCCGGCAGACCATCGCGCAGTACGCCGATCTCGGCGTCGACGAGGTCATGCTCTACTGCTACGGCGCCGATCCGGGTCAGGTCGATCGGCTCGCGGAAGCGCTCTGA
- a CDS encoding phosphocholine-specific phospholipase C — translation MSPLSRRKFLSASAAAAAGAAFLPETLRTAMAATTGLTGSLSDVGHIVILMQENRSFDHYYGTLAGVRGFNDTTPYLFQNGTTVSTQPNGSKTILPWHLNTATTSAQCVPDLDHSWGGMHNAWANGSYNGWVAAKGVDTMGYYTRADIPFQYALADAFTICDGYHCSVMGPTNPNRLYLWTGMIDPNGTGGGPVTDNSEAGYTWTTYPERLQAAGVTWKVYQETDNYDDNALAWFKQFQSAATSSPLHQRGMVKSTDSVAEFQADVTNGTLPQVSWIVAPAGKSEHPNYAPALGADYVSKMLTALASNLDVWSKTVFILNYDENDGFFDHVIPPTPPAGTPDEFVGGLPIGLGVRVPQVVISPWSQGGWVDSTVYDHTSTIRLIEAWTGVHEPNISAWRRAVCGDLTTALNFGSTTTTFPSLPATGPLVTAANNQCSTLPAPTPPATQSTPTQESGTKGQRATLVQPNVTGRYDLAAGRFWTDFSNAGAQAVPLQAYTMAYRTFANWQYLIAPNSSSSDYWSAQSVSSGKYSLDVHGPNGFLRSFVGDLTTISNASLPHLEAKPSYDTANNALVLTMTNTGTASAVITVKANHFITGGPWTFTVGGGATVTHSWTTAAGWYDLTATANVGDNFLRRFAGKIETGQPAAPTGTGGGGTPAVLDRTGWTVKYFDSQETAGENGAAANTIDGSTTTYWHTQWSNVTPNPPCPHEIQLAMTASHSVSGFTYLPRQDGGNHGWVGQYEFYVSTDGTNWGTAVATGTFANNNSLKTVNFTAATGRYVRFRALTEVNGNPWTSCAELNVIGV, via the coding sequence ATGTCACCCCTTTCCAGACGCAAGTTCCTGTCCGCTTCCGCGGCTGCGGCCGCCGGCGCCGCCTTCCTGCCGGAGACGCTGCGCACGGCCATGGCCGCCACCACGGGCCTGACCGGTTCGCTCAGCGACGTCGGCCACATCGTGATCCTGATGCAGGAGAACCGCAGCTTCGACCACTACTACGGCACCCTGGCCGGAGTCCGCGGCTTCAACGACACCACGCCGTACCTGTTCCAGAACGGCACCACGGTGTCCACCCAGCCCAACGGCAGCAAGACCATCCTGCCGTGGCACCTGAACACCGCGACCACCAGCGCGCAATGTGTCCCAGATCTTGATCATTCCTGGGGCGGCATGCACAACGCCTGGGCCAACGGCTCCTACAACGGCTGGGTCGCCGCCAAGGGCGTCGACACCATGGGCTACTACACCCGAGCGGACATCCCGTTCCAGTACGCCCTCGCCGACGCGTTCACCATCTGCGACGGCTACCACTGCTCCGTCATGGGCCCGACCAACCCGAACCGGCTCTACTTGTGGACCGGGATGATCGACCCCAACGGCACCGGCGGCGGACCGGTCACGGACAACTCCGAGGCCGGCTACACCTGGACCACCTACCCCGAGCGCCTGCAGGCCGCCGGGGTCACGTGGAAGGTGTACCAGGAGACCGACAACTACGACGATAACGCGCTGGCCTGGTTCAAGCAGTTCCAGAGCGCCGCCACCAGCAGCCCGCTGCACCAGCGCGGCATGGTGAAGTCCACGGACTCGGTCGCGGAGTTCCAGGCCGACGTCACCAACGGCACGCTGCCGCAGGTCTCCTGGATCGTCGCGCCGGCGGGCAAGTCCGAGCACCCGAACTACGCCCCGGCGCTGGGCGCGGACTACGTCTCGAAGATGCTCACCGCGCTGGCGTCCAATCTGGACGTGTGGTCCAAGACGGTCTTCATCCTCAACTACGACGAGAACGACGGCTTCTTCGACCACGTCATCCCGCCGACGCCGCCAGCCGGCACTCCCGACGAGTTCGTCGGCGGCCTGCCGATCGGGCTGGGCGTGCGCGTCCCGCAGGTCGTGATCTCGCCCTGGTCGCAGGGCGGCTGGGTGGACTCCACGGTCTACGACCACACCTCCACGATCCGGCTGATCGAGGCCTGGACCGGCGTGCACGAGCCGAACATCTCAGCGTGGCGCCGTGCGGTCTGCGGCGATCTGACCACCGCGCTGAACTTCGGCAGCACGACCACGACCTTCCCGAGCCTGCCGGCCACCGGGCCGCTGGTGACTGCGGCGAACAACCAGTGTTCGACGCTGCCCGCCCCGACCCCGCCGGCGACGCAGAGCACGCCGACGCAGGAGTCGGGCACGAAGGGCCAGCGCGCCACGCTCGTCCAGCCGAACGTCACCGGCCGCTACGACCTGGCCGCCGGACGGTTCTGGACAGACTTCTCCAACGCCGGCGCACAGGCCGTCCCGCTCCAGGCCTACACGATGGCCTACCGGACCTTCGCGAACTGGCAGTACCTCATCGCGCCGAACTCGAGCTCCTCGGACTACTGGAGCGCGCAGAGCGTCAGCAGCGGCAAGTACTCCCTCGACGTCCACGGCCCGAACGGCTTCCTGCGCTCCTTCGTCGGCGACCTGACCACCATCAGCAACGCCTCGCTGCCGCACCTGGAGGCCAAGCCGAGCTACGACACCGCGAACAACGCGCTGGTGCTGACCATGACCAACACCGGCACCGCCTCGGCGGTGATCACGGTCAAGGCGAACCACTTCATCACCGGCGGGCCCTGGACCTTCACGGTCGGCGGCGGCGCGACCGTCACCCACTCCTGGACCACGGCAGCCGGCTGGTACGACCTGACCGCCACCGCGAACGTCGGCGACAACTTCCTGCGCCGTTTCGCCGGCAAGATCGAGACCGGCCAACCGGCGGCGCCCACCGGCACCGGTGGCGGCGGTACACCGGCCGTCCTGGACCGCACGGGCTGGACGGTGAAGTACTTCGACAGCCAGGAGACCGCCGGCGAGAACGGCGCGGCGGCGAACACCATCGACGGCAGCACCACTACCTACTGGCACACGCAGTGGTCCAACGTCACGCCGAACCCGCCGTGCCCGCACGAGATCCAGCTCGCCATGACCGCCTCGCACTCCGTGTCCGGCTTCACGTACCTGCCGCGGCAGGACGGAGGCAACCACGGCTGGGTCGGACAGTACGAGTTCTATGTGAGCACCGACGGCACCAACTGGGGCACCGCGGTAGCGACCGGCACCTTCGCCAACAACAACAGCCTGAAGACAGTGAACTTCACCGCCGCGACCGGCCGCTACGTACGGTTCCGCGCGCTGACGGAGGTCAACGGGAACCCGTGGACCTCCTGCGCGGAGCTGAACGTCATCGGGGTCTGA
- a CDS encoding GH25 family lysozyme, with protein MTIFGPDISSYQSGLVLSRLSDAAFIIAKTTEGTYYTDADYQAWRSQASALGRPFIWYHFLSGESAASQAAHTAANIGDRSLPGMLDAEPAGSYSPSLAQIVAYVDAALAAGLNLRLVYLPRWYWQQMGSPNLSELSDRGVSLVSSSYPGGSGGPGSIYPGDDAAGWQAYGGMTPLIYQFTNQASDGGQQLDYNAFRGTAAQLVTALGPTHVLEDDTMPAFATGEITPGAGAVTMVLPPPANYGAAGWGNVWFSLGADFGTATVRVAIFTHGQGWSHIYEDVVVDAAADRVNPFGGPLPTAVQKISVTRRGNPNVPLAYLVEAVQR; from the coding sequence GTGACCATCTTCGGACCGGACATATCGTCCTACCAGAGCGGGCTAGTCCTGTCCCGGCTCTCGGACGCCGCGTTCATCATCGCGAAGACGACCGAAGGCACCTACTACACCGATGCCGACTATCAGGCCTGGCGCAGCCAGGCCTCAGCACTCGGCAGACCGTTCATCTGGTACCACTTCCTGTCCGGGGAGAGCGCCGCGTCTCAGGCCGCGCACACAGCGGCCAACATCGGAGACCGCTCCCTGCCGGGCATGCTCGACGCCGAGCCGGCGGGCTCGTACTCCCCGTCCCTGGCCCAGATCGTCGCCTACGTCGACGCCGCTCTCGCCGCGGGACTCAACCTGCGTCTGGTCTATCTGCCCCGGTGGTACTGGCAGCAGATGGGCTCGCCGAACCTGTCCGAACTCTCCGACCGGGGCGTCTCGCTGGTCTCCTCGTCCTACCCGGGCGGCTCCGGCGGCCCGGGCAGCATCTATCCCGGGGACGACGCGGCCGGATGGCAGGCCTACGGCGGGATGACACCCCTGATCTACCAGTTCACGAACCAGGCGTCCGACGGCGGACAGCAGCTGGACTACAACGCGTTCCGGGGCACGGCCGCACAACTGGTCACCGCACTGGGCCCCACCCATGTTTTGGAGGACGACACCATGCCCGCATTCGCCACCGGTGAGATCACCCCCGGCGCCGGCGCCGTGACGATGGTGCTGCCGCCGCCGGCGAACTACGGCGCCGCCGGCTGGGGCAACGTCTGGTTCAGCCTGGGCGCCGACTTCGGCACGGCGACCGTCCGGGTCGCCATCTTCACCCACGGCCAGGGCTGGTCGCACATCTACGAGGACGTGGTGGTCGACGCCGCCGCCGATCGGGTGAACCCCTTCGGCGGACCGCTGCCGACCGCCGTGCAGAAGATCAGCGTGACACGGAGGGGGAACCCGAACGTGCCGCTCGCCTACCTGGTCGAGGCAGTGCAGCGGTAA
- a CDS encoding MFS transporter: MVAKHYAAIFKAPGSKGFSSAAFVGRLPISMLGLGTILMIKESTGKYALAGVVAGTMALVQAFFGPFLARLIDRRGQAEIGFPSLAVSTTALISLMLCVRFDEPTWTWFASAALAGAFQPNVGALVRARWTKLYTGTPSLHTAYSFEAVMDEVVFMIGPILVTFLTLQVHHEAGVGLATGFLAVGTTAFLIQRRSQPVPHPPEHHTGPAAIAIPGMRVVLACAIAIGVMFGSMEVVTVAFAEEHGHSDWAGLLLAVYAGGSFVAGLIFGATHWETPLYRRIQILLAAVLVTAAPMTLAPNIGVLALVLLLAGFAISPTLITLVALVEYLVPAARLTEGMVIETTGAAVGITAGSAVSGWLIDRSGAHTAYLVPVAGSALALLTALLGSRWLRPGDPAIE, encoded by the coding sequence ATGGTGGCCAAGCACTACGCCGCGATCTTCAAGGCGCCGGGGTCGAAGGGCTTCTCCTCGGCGGCGTTCGTGGGCCGGCTGCCGATCTCGATGCTCGGTCTGGGCACCATCTTGATGATCAAGGAATCCACCGGGAAATACGCGCTGGCCGGCGTGGTGGCCGGGACCATGGCGCTGGTCCAGGCCTTCTTCGGGCCGTTCCTGGCGCGGCTGATCGACCGCCGCGGCCAGGCCGAGATCGGGTTCCCCTCGCTGGCGGTGTCGACCACGGCGCTGATCTCGCTGATGCTCTGCGTGCGCTTCGACGAGCCGACCTGGACCTGGTTCGCCTCGGCCGCGCTGGCCGGAGCCTTCCAGCCGAACGTCGGGGCGCTGGTGCGGGCACGCTGGACCAAGCTCTACACCGGCACGCCGTCGCTGCACACCGCCTACTCCTTCGAGGCGGTGATGGACGAGGTCGTCTTCATGATCGGCCCGATCTTGGTGACCTTCCTCACCCTGCAGGTGCACCACGAGGCCGGGGTCGGGCTGGCCACCGGGTTCCTGGCGGTCGGGACCACCGCGTTCCTGATCCAGCGCCGCAGCCAGCCGGTACCGCATCCCCCCGAGCACCACACGGGACCGGCGGCGATCGCCATCCCCGGCATGCGCGTGGTGCTGGCCTGCGCGATCGCGATCGGCGTCATGTTCGGGTCGATGGAGGTGGTCACGGTCGCCTTCGCCGAGGAGCACGGCCACAGCGACTGGGCCGGGCTGCTGCTGGCGGTCTACGCCGGCGGCTCGTTCGTCGCCGGGCTGATCTTCGGCGCCACGCACTGGGAGACGCCGCTGTACCGGCGGATCCAGATCCTGCTGGCGGCGGTCCTGGTCACCGCGGCGCCGATGACGCTGGCGCCGAACATCGGCGTGCTCGCGCTGGTGCTGCTGCTGGCCGGATTCGCCATCTCCCCCACCCTGATCACCCTCGTCGCGCTGGTCGAGTACCTGGTCCCGGCGGCGCGGCTGACCGAGGGGATGGTGATCGAGACCACCGGGGCGGCGGTCGGGATCACCGCGGGCTCGGCGGTCTCGGGCTGGCTCATCGACAGATCCGGGGCGCACACCGCATATCTGGTCCCAGTGGCAGGAAGCGCCCTCGCCCTCTTGACTGCGCTGCTCGGCTCGCGTTGGCTACGTCCGGGGGATCCGGCGATCGAGTGA